One region of Quercus lobata isolate SW786 chromosome 2, ValleyOak3.0 Primary Assembly, whole genome shotgun sequence genomic DNA includes:
- the LOC115977442 gene encoding WD repeat-containing protein 75: protein MIRGGSSYISSPPAFSNDAKRLLVCTANTVSIFSTSTALQVASLEGHTAAVTSVIVVPGTKVLCYCWTASLDGTIRYWDFSVPELLKTLDVKMPIFSMVIPSIVGQPAESNEKLTDVFAYLSIEDKKVQENRPKAMHGQIRKCNLTASRMVGGLILKETPQPEFITVSSSGKFFGIRNKRKLHVWSVPAIDSGRSLAKKITLHHSKTLSVLAFHPTERIVAAGDVTGRILVWRGFGYRTFSTGDELVNKEEEHPGVRGNDDADSCSTWHWHSAEVKVLSFSSDGAYLYSGGKEGVLVVWQLDTGKKKFLPRIGSPLLCFTDSPDPTLSSISCADNLIHMLEMPSMDILKTISGIKLPHSFPGRYEGLSSGFAFDYTSGLVALRTESYGIQFYSLFDDHGMYEVQVCERNHQPGDEISVVVILVALSQDGSMMSTVEVKLPEEGIGGLVCLKFWALGSENKKFTLSTVIYEPHRDAGISAVAFHPTRHMAVSSSYGGDFKVWVCNDEIHQKGQTLQNSGWACLAVGAYKKKPMTAAAFSLDGSVLAVAAETVITLWDPDKNVLLAVIGETFSPIVTLSFAGKSEYLVSVSRDPKPQLSVWNMSKLSLSWSYRLHIEAVACAVDLLSFAVLALLPESSMCTESNESMSQGRDGAILLFNVMDPVPVASWSVRKAKGGGLSFLQGNPSFLEENISDGNAPKELLVYVNGDHEYVLFDPYSNEANEVSMARRKGLVELEETGQVGYASIYGELPEFKRNQTSLVPSVPSERPWETIFSGSSHNLPPLTKLCAAFLESLMEKRTAAVE, encoded by the exons ATGATTAGGGGAGGCAGTAGCTACATATCTTCGCCACCGGCCTTCTCAAACGACGCCAAGCGCCTCCTCGTTTGCACTGCCAACACCGTCTCCATCTTCAGCACCTCCACCGCCTTACAG GTTGCGTCGTTGGAAGGTCACACGGCGGCGGTGACGTCGGTGATAGTGGTGCCGGGCACTAAGGTTTTGTGCTATTGCTGGACTGCCTCGCTTGATGGCACCATTCGGTATTGGGATTTCTCCGTTCCGGAGTTGCTCAAAACGCTCGATGTTAAAATGCCTATTTTCTCTATG gtgaTTCCATCTATAGTAGGTCAACCAGCTGAGAGCAATGAGAAGCTAACCGATGTTTTTGCTTATCTTTCCATTGAAGATAAAAAAGTGCAAGAAAACAGGCCCAAAGCTATGCATGGACAGATTCGGAAGTGTAACTTGACTGCGTCTCGTATGGTTGGTGGATTAATTTTGAAAGAG ACTCCACAGCCAGAATTCATTACTGTAAGTTCCTCTGGCAAATTTTTTGGCATCAGAAACAAGCGCAAGCTTCATGTGTGGTCGGTTCCTGCTATAGATTCTGGGCGATCATTGGCAAAGAAAATTACCCTGCATCATTCAAAGACTTTGTCAGTTCTTGCATTTCATCCAACTGAGAGGATTGTGGCTGCAGGTGATGTAACTGGGAGAATTTTAGTTTGGAGGGGATTTGGTTATCGAACATTTTCTACTGGTGATGAACTAGTGAATAAAGAGGAAGAACATCCTGGTGTGAGGGGGAATGATGATGCTGATTCTTGCTCCACGTGGCATTGGCACTCTGCCGAAGTGAAagtcctctctttctcttctgaTGGTGCCTATTTATATTCAG GTGGAAAGGAGGGAGTTCTAGTGGTCTGGCAGCTAGACACagggaaaaagaaatttttaccACGAATTGGATCTCCACTTCTGTGTTTTACAGATTCTCCAGATCCTACACTTTCATCT ATATCTTGTGCAGATAATCTAATTCATATGCTGGAAATGCCTTCTATGGATATCTTAAAGACCATCTCAGGGATCAAG CTTCCTCATTCATTTCCAGGGAGATATGAAGGTCTAAGCAGTGGGTTTGCATTTGATTACACTTCTGGGTTAGTTGCCCTACGTACAGAGAGCTATGGCATCCAATTCTACAGCTTATTTGATGACCATGGAATGTATGAG gttcaagtctgtgaaagaAACCATCAGCCAGGTGATGAAATCTCG GTTGTAGTGATTTTAGTGGCTCTCTCCCAAGATGGCTCTATGATGAGTACTGTAGAAGTTAAGCTTCCTGAAGAGGGAATAGGAGGTCTTGTTTGTCTTAAGTTTTGGGCATTGGGTTCAGAGAACAAAAAGTTCACCTTGTCCACTGTTATTTATGAACCTCACAG GGATGCTGGTATTTCTGCTGTTGCTTTTCATCCTACCCGTCATATGGCGGTTAGCTCATCGTATGGTGGGGACTTCAAG GTATGGGTTTGCAATGATGAGATCCACCAGAAAGGTCAGACACTTCAGAATTCTGGTTGGGCATGCCTTGCAGTTGGAGCATACAA AAAAAAGCCAATGACAGCGGCTGCATTTTCTTTGGATGGGTCTGTTCTGGCTGTTGCAGCGGAAACTGTTATCACATTGTGGGATCCTGACAAGAATGTCCTTTTGGCTGTAATTGGAGAGACTTTCTCG ccaaTTGTGACCCTGTCCTTTGCTGGAAAGTCAGAGTATCTAGTATCTGTGTCGCGAGATCCAAAGCCGCAACTCTCTGTATGGAATATGTCAAAATTGTCTCTATCTTGGTCATACAGGCTTCACATTGAAG CTGTAGCATGTGCGGTGGATCTGTTGTCTTTTGCAGTTCTTGCCCTTCTTCCTGAATCATCTATGTGTACGGAATCGAATGAATCAATGTCTCAAGGAAGAGATGGGGCAATCCTATTATTCAATGTAATGGATCCTGTTCCTGTCGCTTCCTGGTCCGTAAGAAAG GCAAAGGGAGGGGGGCTTTCGTTTCTTCAAGGAAATCCATCTTTTTTGGAAGAGAATATTTCAGATGGGAATGCACCAAAAGAATTGCTTGTTTATGTCAATGGTGATCATGAGTACGTACTCTTTGACCCATATAGCAATGAAGCAAATGAGGTTAGCATGGCCAGGCGGAAGGGTTTAGTTGAGCTTGAAGAAACAG GGCAAGTTGGATATGCGTCTATTTATGGAGAGTTACCAGAGTTTAAGAGAAACCAGACTTCATTGGTCCCATCTGTTCCATCAGAGAGGCCTTGGGAGACGATATTCAGTGGTTCATCACATAATCTTCCACCCCTCACCAAATTGTGTGCAGCATTTCTGGAATCATTGATGGAAAAGAGGACTGCTGCTGTTGAGTGA